CGTGGAGATGGGGTCGGGAGCGAACTGGAAGATCTGCCGCCTGCTCGATGCGGCATGGCAGGCGGACAGTCGCGTCATACGCTACGTACCGGTCGATGTGAGCGAGGCCGCTCTTCGAACGGCCGCTGTGGATCTGCTCCGGCGGTATGACGGGCTCTCCGTCCTCGGGATCGTCGCGGACTTCACCCGCGACCTCGGTAGTATACCGGATAATACCTCAAAGATCGTCAGCCTCTTCGGCGGTACGCTCGGGAATTTCACCGGGCCGGAGGCCGAGTCCCTGCTTGGAATGGTCGCCGGGCTCATGCACCCGGGTGACCGGTTCCTTCTCGGCCTCGATATGCTGAAGGAGAGAGCGGTTCTCGAGGCGGCATACAACGACTCCCGGGGAGTCACCGCCGCGTTTAACCGCAACATCTTACACGTTGTCAACCGGGAACTCAACGCCGGCTTCGATCCTTTGCTCTTCGATCACGTCGCGTTCTTTAACGAAGATGCGGAGCAGATCGAGATGCACCTCGCTGCAAAGCAGGCGATGACCGTCGATATCGGGCTCCTCGATATGGCGGTGGAGTTCCGGGAGGGTGAGACGATTCATACCGAGATATCCCGCAAGTTTTCCCGGGAGAGTGCAATGAGGCTCTTCGAACGGGCAGGCCTTGCGGCCGAACGCTGGTTCACCGACGATGCCGGGTGGTTCTCGCTCGTTGAGCTCGCCCGGAACGACTGATTTTCCCTCCGTGGAGGTCGTCCGGCCGGGTGGCGGGACACCATTTTATACTCCGGTTCCCTTCACGGTTTCGGGGGACTATGAGGACGCTCATCATCTACACCTCGGTGCACCATGGGAATACGGGGAAGGTTGCCCAGGCGATGGCGGGGGCGCTCGGTGCCGATATGGTCGATGCGGCTGGAGCCGAGCCCGGGCTGATCGACCACTACGACCTGATCGGTTTTGGTTCGGGCATCTACCACGGCCGCCACCACCAGACTCTCTTTCGTTTCGTCGAGATGCTTCCTGCCGTCGACGGAACGCTTGCGTTTGTCTTCTCGACGAGCGGGCGGGGTGTGGCGCAGGATCATACTGCCCTGAAGCAGGTTCTCGAAGCGAAGGGGTTTTGGATCGTGGGTGACTTTGTCTGCAAGGGCTGGGATACCTATACCGTGCTCGGGCTCGTCGGGGGAATCAACAAGGGAAGACCCGATGCCCGGGATCTTGCGCATGCTGCGGCGTTTGCAGATGATCTTGCGAGACATTGGGGGGATGCCGGCCGGTAAAACCCGGGATCGGCATCCTGCAGCTCCTGCATCCGCCTGCCCCAAACCATTATATCCGGGTATAGAGTATATCCCGCCTGATCCCCGATGCGATCCCGCTTACTGGTCATAGTACTGGTTGTTTTACTGATTGCAAATGTATACTCCGCGGTCATCGTTCCCGCCGCGGTCGATGGGGATCTCCGTGACCTCAATAGC
This sequence is a window from Methanoculleus taiwanensis. Protein-coding genes within it:
- the egtD gene encoding L-histidine N(alpha)-methyltransferase, whose amino-acid sequence is MTYSDWAREDLQVERTADCSSGSPSYGRRSRLNPAAGLLCSQVSQFLPVAPNGRNDPAHSDSGEPATYPEMQTGGGESRLEIRNYLTSSYAEEIARDVRLGLSGGQKRIPSKYFYDERGSRLFEEICMLPEYYPTRTEMAILQEYAGAIMEPFAGGDLVEMGSGANWKICRLLDAAWQADSRVIRYVPVDVSEAALRTAAVDLLRRYDGLSVLGIVADFTRDLGSIPDNTSKIVSLFGGTLGNFTGPEAESLLGMVAGLMHPGDRFLLGLDMLKERAVLEAAYNDSRGVTAAFNRNILHVVNRELNAGFDPLLFDHVAFFNEDAEQIEMHLAAKQAMTVDIGLLDMAVEFREGETIHTEISRKFSRESAMRLFERAGLAAERWFTDDAGWFSLVELARND
- a CDS encoding flavodoxin family protein translates to MRTLIIYTSVHHGNTGKVAQAMAGALGADMVDAAGAEPGLIDHYDLIGFGSGIYHGRHHQTLFRFVEMLPAVDGTLAFVFSTSGRGVAQDHTALKQVLEAKGFWIVGDFVCKGWDTYTVLGLVGGINKGRPDARDLAHAAAFADDLARHWGDAGR